Below is a window of Deltaproteobacteria bacterium HGW-Deltaproteobacteria-6 DNA.
AACATGCCGTAAGGATAGTTATGATTCAGGTCATCTTTGGAGGTCAGCGGCAGTTTGGACAGGTCGGCAAGTGAAATGATGTCTTCGGGAATGGCGCCCAGTTCGTTGAATTGTTTCCGGTAATGGATGACATTTTTGTGAACTCTGTTGATGGTCGCCTGCAGGCGCTCCAATTGCATCTGTTCGAGTTCGTCCCGTGATATGCATTCATGAGTCGGGTCCCAAATATTCATAAAGCCCTCCTGAGGAAATAGTAAATAATTGTGGCACTAAAACAATTCTGAATTATCGTTCCCATATCTCTTTTTTATCTCTGCCGAGATAGGCCCGCTGCACATCCTTGTTTTCCAAAAGCTCGTCGGCCGTGCCTTCCAGAATCAATCGGCCTGTTTCCAGAACATAACCGCGATGCGCTATTTTCAGGGCGGCGCGGGCGTTTTGTTCAACCAGCAGGATCGTTGTTTTCTTTACCCGTGAAAGACCGGCAATGACCTTCAGGATTTCCTGAACAATCATGGGCGCAAGCCCCATGGAAGGCTCGTCCAGAAGCAGCAAGCGGGGCTTGGCCATCAGCGCCCGGCCGATGGCCAGCATCTGCTGCTCGCCGCCGGAGAGCGTTCCGGCCAGCTGCTTTCGTCTTTGCCGTAAAATGGGGAACAGCTCATACACCGTCTCCATATCCTGTTTTGCCTGGGCCTTGCCGCCCTTGATTCCATAATTCAGATAAGCGCCCAGTTCCAGATTGTCTTCTACGGAAAGAGGTTTGAAAACCTGTCTGCCTTCGGGCACCTGAGATACACCCAGCCGGACGATTTTATGCGGCGCAAGATGATTGATTTCCATTTCCTTAAAGAGAATCTGACCTGTTTTAGGCGGCACGATACCGGACAGAGAATTAAGCAGCGTGGTCTTGCCGGCGCCGTTAGCACCGATCAGTGTTACAATTTCACCTTCCGCCAGATGCAAAGAAACATTTTTGATGGCATGTACCTGACCATAGAAAGTGTTGATATTTTTAATTCTCAGCATCTGTTAATCCTCGCCAAGATAGGCGGCGATCACCGCCTGATTCTCCTGAATTTCACGCGGCGTGCCGTGCGCCAGTTTCTTTCCCAGGTTCAGCACGACAATGGATTCGCATACATCCATGACCAGCTCCATGTCATGCTCGACCAGCACCAGGGTGATGCCCAGGTCCTGAATTTTGTGGATCAGTTCCGCAAGCCCCGCCGTTTCACGGCTGTTTAATCCTGCTGCGGGTTCGTCCATCAGGATAATCTGCGGCTCCACCGCCATGGCCCGGGAAATCTCCAGAAGCCTGCCCTTGCCGAACGGCAAATTACAGGCCGCCACATCGGCCACATCGACAAGGCCCGTAAACTCCAGCCATCGGTACGCCTTTTCCCTGACAATTTTTTCTTCCCGGATCTGAAAGGGGAGCTTGAACGCGCAGGAAAAAATACCGCTTTTGCTTTTGGTATGCAGGCCGACCATTACATTTTCCAGAACCGACATCTGACCGAAAAGCTCCACGTTCTGAAAGGTGCGCACCAGGCCGAGCCCCGCCAGCACTTCCGGCTCAAAAAAGGAGATGTTTTTTTCACCCAGATAAACTTTTCCTTCGGTCTGCGTGTAAAGCCCCGTCACGATATTAAACAAAGTTGTTTTACCGGCGCCATTGGGGCCGATGATACCGGTTATGGAGCGCGGCGCAACGGAGAATGAAACATCCGTAAGGGCCGTTAATCCGCCGAATATCTGGGTGATGCCTTCAACTCTTAGCATTCCGGGCGCCCCCTTTGTCGATGATGATTTTAAACAACGCCTCCAGACCGCCGATCAGGCCCCTGGGCATGAACATGGTGATTAAAATCAGCATCAGGCCGTAGATGACGATATCGAAATCACGAAATACCCGCAGAAATTCAGGCAGCATGGTTAAAATTGCCGCACCCAGAAATGAACCATAGATGCTTCCTAAACCGCCGATAATGATCATGGTCAACACTTCAACGGAGAAGTTGAATCCGAAGGACGTGGGAGAGATAAACGTCATGGTATGCGCGTACAAACTGCCGGCAATGGCGGAAAAAAGCGCCGAGATCGTGAAGATCTGAACTTTCAGGATGCGGGCGTTAACGCCCATGACGCGGGCGGCGACTTCGGAATCGTTGATGGCCCGGAGGGCCCGTCCGATTCGGGATTGGGACAGATTGATCGACAGCAGCATGACCCCGAGTGTGATTACCCACACCAGATAATAATTGTTCCGGTCGTTATCAAAAACCAGGGGGCCCAGCCGGAGATTGGGAATGCCGGACAATCCGGAGGGGCCGCCGGTCCAGTCGACTGTTTCATTGAAAATAATATAGATGATAATGCCAAAGCCCAGTGTTGCCATGGCCAGATAATGGCCTTTGAGTTTTAAGATCGGGAAACCGATAAAAAAGGCCAGCCCGGCGGCGCAGAGTGCGGCTATCACCAATGCCAGCCAGGGATCGACGGGAAATCTGGTTGTCAGGATGCCGGATACATAAGCGCCCAAACCAAAGAAAGCTGCGTGTCCCAGAGAAATCTGGCCGGCGTATCCCAGAAGCAGGTTCAGTGCCACGGCCAGCAATGTATTAATGCCGATGAAGACCAGGACGTTGAGAAAATAACTGCCTTTTAAAAATAAAGGTACCACAAGAACAATGAGGGCAAAAAGGGCAAAAATGAGAATCTGGCGTTTTTCTTTGATCATAATCTTACAGAGTATCCGAGAGATTGAATCGTCACTACACTCTCTGCGTTTCCTTTTGTTTGAATAAACCTTCCGGACGAATAAAAAGAATCAACAACAGAATAATAAAAGCAATGGCGTCTTTATAAGACGCGGAAATGTAGCCCGCGCCCAATGATTCCAGCAAGCCCAGCAGCAGTCCGCCCAGGATTGTTCCCAGGCCGCTGCTCATTCCGCCGATAATGACCGCGCAGAATCCTTTTATCCCCAGCATAATGCCGACATCGTAGGACGTCATGGTGAGCGGGGCGATGATAATGCCGGCCATCGATCCGATGGCGGAGCTTACCACAAACGACAACAGAACCATGATTTTAACATCAATGCCGACCAGGCTTGCGGCATGGGCATTATAAGCGCAGGCGCGCATGGCTTTGCCGAGAATGCTGTAGCTGAAGAACAACTTGTTGGCAATGATGATGAAAAAGGTGATGCCGAAGATCCAAAGATGCTGGGGCATAATCGTCGCTCCATAAACATAAAGCGGATCATTGCCGGAAAAGGCGGGCAGGGCGTGAGTGTCTTTTCCCCAGATCAGCATGGCGGCGCCGCGGATAAAAATACTGGCGCCGATGGTAATGATCACCAGACTTAACGGTTTGACGTTTTTCAGGGGGCGAATAGCCAGACGTTCGAAGAGAATTCCGACCAGCGTGGAAAAAACAATGGCAAGTATTATAGCCGGTACAAGGGGCAGATTTAAAAAAGTCAGAATAAATATGGTGAACATGCCGCCCAGCATGACAAATTCGCCCTGGGCAAAATTAAGAATGCCTGTGGCATTATGAATGATGGCAAAACCGAAACCAATCAAGGCGTAGATTGCGCCGTTGGAAAGCCCGGTTAAGATATACTGAACGAGTTGGCCTGGATTGTCCATTTGCTGCTTTATTTACCCATTCCATTGATTATGAACAGCGGCGCAGGCATTGTTTTCCCGCGCCGCTGTTCATTGAAAAAGACAATAGCCTACTATTTAACTAAATTCCAGTTCTGGTTTTTAACCTCTACCAGGACAAAAGCATCTTTGGTCAATCCGGCATGATCCTGCGCCGAGTAACTGAATGTTCCGCCGATGCCGGCGAATTTTGACGTCTTTTCCAGTTGATCACGAATAGCGGAAGGTTGATCTCCAGCTTTCTCAATAGCGCCTTTCAACAGCATCATTGCATCCCAGGCATGCCCGCCGAAGTGATCGCCTT
It encodes the following:
- the livF gene encoding branched-chain amino acid ABC transporter ATP-binding protein (with LivGHMJ and LivGHMK is part of the high-affinity branched-chain amino acid transport system; LivFGHMK is specific for the transport of leucine, while LivFGHMJ is a transporter for leucine, isoleucine, and valine); the protein is MLRIKNINTFYGQVHAIKNVSLHLAEGEIVTLIGANGAGKTTLLNSLSGIVPPKTGQILFKEMEINHLAPHKIVRLGVSQVPEGRQVFKPLSVEDNLELGAYLNYGIKGGKAQAKQDMETVYELFPILRQRRKQLAGTLSGGEQQMLAIGRALMAKPRLLLLDEPSMGLAPMIVQEILKVIAGLSRVKKTTILLVEQNARAALKIAHRGYVLETGRLILEGTADELLENKDVQRAYLGRDKKEIWER
- the livG gene encoding high-affinity branched-chain amino acid ABC transporter ATP-binding protein LivG (Part of the ABC transporter complexes LivFGHMJ and LivFGHMK involved in the high-affinity transport of branched-chain amino acids; LivFGHMK is specific for the transport of leucine, while LivFGHMJ is a transporter for leucine, isoleucine, and valine) translates to MLRVEGITQIFGGLTALTDVSFSVAPRSITGIIGPNGAGKTTLFNIVTGLYTQTEGKVYLGEKNISFFEPEVLAGLGLVRTFQNVELFGQMSVLENVMVGLHTKSKSGIFSCAFKLPFQIREEKIVREKAYRWLEFTGLVDVADVAACNLPFGKGRLLEISRAMAVEPQIILMDEPAAGLNSRETAGLAELIHKIQDLGITLVLVEHDMELVMDVCESIVVLNLGKKLAHGTPREIQENQAVIAAYLGED
- a CDS encoding branched-chain amino acid ABC transporter permease codes for the protein MIKEKRQILIFALFALIVLVVPLFLKGSYFLNVLVFIGINTLLAVALNLLLGYAGQISLGHAAFFGLGAYVSGILTTRFPVDPWLALVIAALCAAGLAFFIGFPILKLKGHYLAMATLGFGIIIYIIFNETVDWTGGPSGLSGIPNLRLGPLVFDNDRNNYYLVWVITLGVMLLSINLSQSRIGRALRAINDSEVAARVMGVNARILKVQIFTISALFSAIAGSLYAHTMTFISPTSFGFNFSVEVLTMIIIGGLGSIYGSFLGAAILTMLPEFLRVFRDFDIVIYGLMLILITMFMPRGLIGGLEALFKIIIDKGGARNAKS
- a CDS encoding branched-chain amino acid ABC transporter permease, whose protein sequence is MDNPGQLVQYILTGLSNGAIYALIGFGFAIIHNATGILNFAQGEFVMLGGMFTIFILTFLNLPLVPAIILAIVFSTLVGILFERLAIRPLKNVKPLSLVIITIGASIFIRGAAMLIWGKDTHALPAFSGNDPLYVYGATIMPQHLWIFGITFFIIIANKLFFSYSILGKAMRACAYNAHAASLVGIDVKIMVLLSFVVSSAIGSMAGIIIAPLTMTSYDVGIMLGIKGFCAVIIGGMSSGLGTILGGLLLGLLESLGAGYISASYKDAIAFIILLLILFIRPEGLFKQKETQRV